CCCGGTGGCCAGGTAGTCCTGGGCAACCGGAACCAACAGCAGCGAGGCCACAAGTCCGATCAGCCCGCCGAGCGCTACATAAAGGCGCAGTGGATACTCCCGGTGCAGCATGCGGATCGACAGCCAGAGAATCTTCAGGCCATCCCGCCATGTGTTGAGCTTGCTGACACTGCCGCGCCGTGGTCGGATCGTGACCGGCAGCGAGGCGGTGGGCAGAAGCATGCGTGCGCAGTAGATCTCGAGCTCGGCCTCGATCTCAAACTCCAGGCTGATGCAGGGGAAGGTCTTGATGAGGCGACGGGAAAAGACCCGCAGACCACTGAAGACATCTTCACTGCGGACATCGAAGAGGGTCTGGAAAAAACGGGTGAACAGCTGGTTGCCAGCGTCATGGCCACGACGCTGACGAATATCGCCAAGCCGCCGTGTTCCCACCACCATGTCGCAACCCTCGTCGCGGACGAGGGCGATGGCGTCGGCAAGGATCTCCGTGCCATAGGTATCATCGCCGTCGATCATCACATAGATATCCGCCTCCACATCCCGGAACAGTCGTCGCATCGCATTTCCCTTGCCACGGCGCTCCTCACGCATGACTTCAGCACCGGCAGCCCTGGCCCGCTCAGCCGTGCCATCGGTGCTGGCGTTGTCACAGACAACGATGCGAGCAGAATGCAGCTGCTGCCGCAGCTTCATCACCACCTCATGGATGGAAGCCGCTTCATTGAAACAGGGGATCAGAACTGCAACATCCATCCGCAGATCGCCATGTTTCGAAACAATCTAGTCGATACCACCTGTCTAGTCAATCCGAACGTCAAAGGCGAAGAAACGGAAACCTAAGAGGAAAAAACGAGATGCTTCTGGATCAGGTACGAAATCACCGGCAAAATGGGTATCATGAGCAGGGCCGCAAGGTTCTTGCTGATTCCATGGCCAGCCATCAGGGAGATTCCATACCAGTTCAGCCACCAGAGGAACAGGGCCATGAAGGCATAGCTAACAGCTGAACGGAGCGTGAAACCGGACACCTGAAACACCCCCTTCCCATAGAGATAGTAACCCAAGGCCATGTTCAACCCCTGACTGAGCAGGGTGGCCAGGCCGATGGGCAGGATCAGCAACAGCCCCTGCAACATAAGGTTGGTCAGCAACACGTTCAGGGAGCCAACCATCAGGAATCGGCGCTTGCGGCCCAGACCCGGGGCCATCGGCGCAGAAGCTGCCTCGCCAAAACGGTCGTCCTCGTGTGGATGCGGCGCTCCACGTCTCATGGCTTGGTGAGCCGCACATGGCAGGCCAGGGCGTCCTGAACATCTCCGCTCGTGCGATCCGGAGCCTTGGAGATGGGCCCCTTCCACAAGGCATACTTATCCAGACATTGCTGCTCTGATGGCAGGTTGTAAAACACGTCGGGGGTCAGCAGACCCCGCGCACTGATCCACTCACCGGTGCGCGCCCAGAAGTAAACGGGCTGCAGGAAGGAGAAGACCAAAGTGAACCACAACCCAGCCACAACCAACCAGCGCATCAGCTGTCGCAATCGCGAACCATCCCCACCCACAGCGACCAATGCCGTGGCGAATAGGGTTGACATGTAGTAACGCAGCTCCATCGATTGAGGCAGAACCATGAACAGCAGGCTCGTGATCAGCAGCCTTCGCCTCAGAATCAACACAGGGGTCAATGGAAGATGGAGTTTCCCCCTCCATCCGAAAACAGACAGGAAAGCACCCATCAACAAGGCAAGAAACAGCAGCCCATTAGAGCCGCCAGTGAGAATCCACGGATAGTCAGGAGCGGTGGGGAAATACTGCTTCCTGGGCAGATTATGGTTGTGCCAGCTTCTGGAAAAAGAAAAGCCCGCCTCGGAGCGAATGATTGGATCAACCTCAGTGACTGAAACCACAAATGATGCCGCATTGGTGAGCAGGGGAAGTCTCGGAAGGTACTGGATCGGAGATGAGGTGGGCGGCTCAGTTCCACTCAGCCCCAGAATCCTGACTGGATAAAATGGGTTTCCGAAGCGGGAAATATTCAGCAGCGGTTGGGCAAAGATGAGCACGGCGAGCAGGCTCGCCAATACAATCGATCCCCTCCGTGGATGCCACGGCTCTGATCTGCTGGAAGATTGATCTCGCCAGCGAAAGAACAGCGTCGCAATCAAAACAACCACGGCCATGAACAGGCCCTGGAATTTGACATTGGCGGCCAAGACCAAACACAGCAGGCCCAGAAGATCCCACCGCCTGATCCAGGCGGGCGGCCTGGGATCAGCCCCGGGTTCAGCAGCCGGCTGAAAAAGGCAGA
This genomic stretch from Cyanobium gracile PCC 6307 harbors:
- a CDS encoding glycosyltransferase family 2 protein, which produces MDVAVLIPCFNEAASIHEVVMKLRQQLHSARIVVCDNASTDGTAERARAAGAEVMREERRGKGNAMRRLFRDVEADIYVMIDGDDTYGTEILADAIALVRDEGCDMVVGTRRLGDIRQRRGHDAGNQLFTRFFQTLFDVRSEDVFSGLRVFSRRLIKTFPCISLEFEIEAELEIYCARMLLPTASLPVTIRPRRGSVSKLNTWRDGLKILWLSIRMLHREYPLRLYVALGGLIGLVASLLLVPVAQDYLATGLVPRFPTLIACSVLLALSVASIGMGLILKEITNNRYEMRYLRYLSYP
- a CDS encoding GtrA family protein; translated protein: MAPGLGRKRRFLMVGSLNVLLTNLMLQGLLLILPIGLATLLSQGLNMALGYYLYGKGVFQVSGFTLRSAVSYAFMALFLWWLNWYGISLMAGHGISKNLAALLMIPILPVISYLIQKHLVFSS